From a single Quercus lobata isolate SW786 unplaced genomic scaffold, ValleyOak3.0 Primary Assembly Scq3eQI_1841, whole genome shotgun sequence genomic region:
- the LOC115973615 gene encoding uncharacterized protein LOC115973615, translating to MSSASSNQSVVRDGTEYENVYPSGHKDQDSPGEDRSPSASSSSSTSEDVEKIEIEGPDGNQALESVVGADGLRQFIMLPEWIVHRFTSVIRERHFSTFRTNFQIPDYIPIRLPYVSERCYYDGVEGVGVYEQVLKAGLRFPLSTLHRELLHYLGLSVTQISPNAWRVFIAMEILYGAMSNGERRLTVREFLHCYRPDEIDRSRGLYRFASRSPLLKVIFETPDSNRDWKSRYFFLEGDRWMNRPGETEYMPVDTTWGIINQARRGRPQVSLEEFSFLEKVCRKAKPDERTWAKLVNPKTIHWYCDGPEPTREAIAYDERIHKQMDDAKRRAMIKSLAVEQKKTGEIVVPSVPGSSGKRKQPPKSDRPHKQPKVSMEPIVGLMAEGPKAVNQVKQGAGKGLMHAPPVSEEKPPPLLRDDSKFALEKLTSILSAEDYEDLGNHSTEAMGETGLFAVGQSLVMMKGLMDRCLNREAALERVRSKLGKTEEELSQLHKWKSTMEQKFELSENTRKELEQKTEEAGKVLKSRADEVKDLKKKLRHAKDDAVSEYRNSESLLKELGGSFLQGFDDALRQIKKTYPDLDVSMITLTDQDQTSALPVASENTEDLFGEEAAQGDGESAPPNEVAVADPKKAE from the exons atgtctagtgcgtcaagtaaccaatcggtggttcgtgacgggacggaatacgagaatgtatacccgtccggtcataaagaccaagatagtccaggcgaagataggagtccgtctgcaTCCTCTTCGTCCTCAACAAGTGAGGATGTGGAGAAAATTGAGATAGAGGGTCCTGACGGGAATCAAGCACTGGAGTCCGTcgtaggtgctgatggactaaggCAGTTCATCATGTTACCAGAGTGGATAGTGCATaggttcacatccgtcatcCGGGAGAGACATTTCAGTACCTTTAGAACAAATTTTCAGATACCAGACTACATCCCGATCCGTCTTCCCTACGTGTCGGAGAGATGTTATTATGACGGAGTAGAAGGTGTTGGAGTGTACGAGCAGGTGTTGAAGGCtggacttcggttcccgctctctacactCCATAGGGAACTCTTGCATTACCTGGGACTGTCCGTCACCCAGATTTCTccaaacgcctggagggtcttcatagcaatggagattctTTATGGCGCAATGTCGAATGGAGAAAGGAGACTGACGgtccgtgaatttcttcactgttaccgtCCAGATGAGATTGATAGATCAAGGGGGTTGTACCGTTTTGCTAGTCGAAGTCCCTTGTTGAAGGTCatctttgagaccccagactcaaatagagactggaagagtcgctatttcttcctggagggtgacaggtggatgaaccgtccaggaGAGACGGAGTACATGCCCGTCGATACAACTTGGGGGATAATAAACCAAGCGC GTAGAGGGCGCCCGCAGGTTAGCCTCGAGGAATTTAGTTTCCTTGAAAAGGTTTGTAGAAAAGCTAAGCCGGACGAAAGGACCTGGGCCAAGTTAGTGAATCCAAAGACAAtacactggtattgtgacggtccagaacctaCCCGTGAGGCCATTGCTtacgacgaaagaatacacaaac aaatggacgacgccaAGAGAAGAGCCATGATAAAATCTCtagccgtcgagcaaaagaagacgggtgagATCGTTGTTCCCAGTGTGCCGGGGTCATCGGGCAAGAGGAAGCAGCCACCAAAGTCCGACCGTCCACACAAGCAGCCAAAGGTGTCAATGGAGCCCATCgtgggcttgatggctgagggcCCTAAGGCCGTCAACCAAGTTAAACAGGGGGCCGGTAAGGGCCTAATGCATGCTCCACCCGTCAGCGAGGAGAAGCCCCCTCCCCTTCTTCGTGATGATTCGAAGTTCGCTTTGGAAAAGCTTACGTCCATACTTTCTGCAGAGGACTATGAGGATCTGGGGAATCACTCGACGGAGGCGATGGGAGAGACGGGGTTATTTGCCGTCGGACAG tccttggttatgatgaagggcttgatggaccgttgcctcaaccgtgaagcggctctgGAACGGGTACGGTCAAAACTTGGGAAGACGGAAGAAGAGCTTAGCCAGCTGCACAAGTGGAAGTCCACCATGGAGCAGAAATTTGAACTGTCTGAGAATACAAGAAAGGAGCTTGAACAGAAGACGGAAGAAGCTGGGAAGGTCTTGAAGAGCAGAGCGGACGAGGTGAAAGATCTGAAGAAAAAGCTCCGTCATGCAAAGGACGACGCCGTCAGCGAATATCGCAACTCCGAGTCCTTGTTGAAGGAGCTGGGaggatcgttccttcaaggctttgacGATGCGCTCCGTCAGATAAAAAAGACCTACCCAGATCTGGACGTGTCCATGATAACACTTACTGACCAAGATCAGACTTCTGCCCTGCCCGTCGCCTCCGAAAATACGGAGGACCTCTTTGGGGAAGAAGCAGCTCAGGGTGACGGAGAGTCCGCTCCGCCGAATGAGGTCGCTGTTGCCGACCCCAAGAAAGCAGAGTAA